Genomic window (Triticum aestivum cultivar Chinese Spring unplaced genomic scaffold, IWGSC CS RefSeq v2.1 scaffold77316, whole genome shotgun sequence):
CAGTAGCTTTATCAAATTAACTCTCTATATATAGCTTTATTAATTCTAAATTGGTGGTTTGGAGAAAAGAAATTCAGTGCTGTTTAGATTATTATAGGTTACATGTTCGTGTTTGTAACTATTTGTATTTTTGTTACAGCCAAAGAGTTCGCCCGACAATTCATGATGTTATCACTTCAAAGATTAAATCATATGCTAGAGAGGCTTCAAAGTCCAACATAGATAAAGTTGCAAAAAGAACGGCATCGGATGTGTCACATTCACATGGAGCTGTCACCTGTTACCAACTACCTaaacagaaaaagaagaatgaGGCATCGACATTGGCAACACAACTTGTTGCTAGTCCCATCTCTCCAGTTATGGCACCCACAGGAGATGCTCAGCATGCAGCTAGTCAGCTTCTTGGTTCAATATTTGAGTGTCTAGTAGGCATACTTGGTAAGCGCTCAGCTCAGTTTCTTGCACTTTCAAAGCTAAATCCCGTGATTATGTATGTATGAAAAAGTTCTTCACTTGGCAGAGAACCATATTACTGTTGGAGAGCTCCTTGAACAAAAATCATCAACTGACGTTGACAGTGTAAACACACCTCATGTGGCAAATGGGGACACAAGCTGGAATCCAGATTCTGAATACTCCCAACCTACTGGTGGTTTTAGTGTTGCATTCTCTCTGTCAGTTGTTCAGGTAGCCATAAATTTTCTGTTATATTAAATTATGATTTTTTGCTTCTGTCATCCATTTCTAGTATTTTCCATTTTTTCTCTATTTCAATGTAACGCCATGTGTTCCTTTCCTGCTGTGGAATACAAATAATATGCTTTATCCTTTGAAACGGTATTAAGAAATTGTATAACATGTGAATTTGTTATTTTTGTGGTGGACTATCACAGTCGTTCTCCCTTGTTCAGTGAAATGGGTAGTTGTACTACTGCAATACTCTTTCATGTTTTGGTGTCTTCTATTTCTCCTACCATCTTCCCCTTTTTTTGCTAGAGCGAGTGCCAGCAACTTCTGTGTGAAATTTTGCGGGCAACTCCAGAAGCTGCTACTGCAGATGCAGCTGTTCAGACAGCTAGGCTTGCAAATAAGGACCCAGTGAAGGAAAAGAGGCAAGTCTTCACCCATTGATGCCTACATAATGTTTTTCTATTTGTTTATTACATATACATATTCAGTTAAGCATTGTAATTAAGCCAGTAACTTGGCAATCCCTTGAACAATGGCCGACAATTCTATATTAGCTCAATGTCCGGTGCAACTGGAGTTACTCTCCATTTCCGTATACACGTAAATCCTTTGTCTTGCTTGGCACTAGTGGTTTTAGGGAAGGGATTTGGTGAACCCCTTATCCCCACCCAATCCCCTAGTACTTGTTTGTCTTGATGAAGTCAAGTATTAAAAATCATTTTTTATGGCTGCTGCCAGAGAGCTACTACAGCATAAACATGCTAACTACTACTCTAAGCACAAGCTAGCACAATAAAGATATAATCTTTACATGGCATATGGATAAATGTTCTAATGCAAATAGCACAAGATGGACTTGTCATTGGAGTTTGTAAATAGCACAAGATAAATCGGATCCAAAACAGTGCCCAATCACAGCCGAGCCCTATATCTAAGCCATTCATGTGTGTGGAGATGTGTGCTAGGCACTGTATAAGAGGTTTTATTGGTGATGTATATTTCTTTTCTGTTCTTTGAAAGTTACCATGCTGTGCAATGAAAAATTATTCCCACCTAAGCCCTCGAATGAAAACTTTCTTTTTTTAGGCTGCATATAATTTTGTGTGAAGTCAAacttgtaaagtttgaccaacttcatAGTAAAAACATGAAATTAGGTTTTCATACtatataactttagtattgtagatgttgatatttttagaGAATGgtgttttggaggccgagctccatggaggcctttatttttgaaaaattcaaattcaaacttttatgtttcaaaaaattctgaaaaacaatATGCATGTATGTAAGGTTGTATCCcacatgtgtgtaaaatttcatgatgaaatatgttgaaatgcgacctgtacaaaaaagacaaattcatggcctgggaggatgaatagtatcatgcgTTAAACAgccccagatttgtcttttttgcacagccctcatttcaacgtgttttgccctgaaaatttacacacatgtgttatgccttcatgtatgtctgtattttttagatttttttgaaatgtgaaaatatgaattttgatgaaatttgaattttgaatctggAGGCCTCCAGTGAGCTCAGTCACCAAAGGCAATTTCTGATATTTTTAAAAGTATaattttggtcaaactttgtgtagtttgacttcaAGCAAATCTTATAtgtggagtaaaaagaaacggagggagtatttctttgaCCTCTTAGGTTTGCTTCTCTTTTTACGTCTCTAATTGCTAAACTTTCTTACGTCAGGGATGGATCAGAAGGCCTTTCTTTTGCTTTTCGCGTTACAGATGCAGCAATCTCTGCGCAAAATGAAGGTATGTTCTAACCATATTAATATGTATCATACGGACTCGATGATGTTTCCATCATGCTACATGTCTTTTTCTATTATTTGTAGATGTTACTCTGCTTGCTTTTGCATTTTGGACATTGTTCATGCACGTTAGGTCGTCAGCTAATTACTGCGTTTGCATGGTTTTGCATTCTCTGTTCTATTGTATATGTGCCATGTAATGAGTATGTTCAATTCTGATCTATTTCGATCAATGTCATAGGTCAAGGATGGAGAAGAAACCCAGCTGTACCCCAAGAAGGGTATGGAACAGCAAGCATCATACCTGATCAAGGGATTTTCCTAGCTGCATCAGTTTACCGTCCTGTCTTTGAGGTAACCTGGCACATACTTCCCTTGTAACTCGTACGATCTTATGACGGTTTGATTACTTGGTTCATGATGATATTTATTCTATTTTGCAGTTTATGAATAAAATAGGATTGATGCTTCCTCGAAAGTACTCACAACTTGGGTAATGTGCTAAATTTAATTTTGATTCTGATTCATTTGTGAAATTGTGCACCTGTACTCCTACAGTTACTATTCAGTGTGTACCTTAATGCTGTCTAATAACTTGAGTTATATAGGTTCATTGATGATATGTGGTGTAATGTGTGTGTTTATCATCCCATGTTTCTGACGCCAGCCTTCTTTTTCCCCAGACAGTAGACTTAGtagtatctactccctccgttcctaaatataacctTTTAAGAGATTCcgctatagactacatacggagcaaaatgagttaaCTTATACTTTAAAagacgtctatatacatccgaatgtagtctctatagtggaatctctaaaaagacttatattgaggaatggagggagtataagtaGAGACGAACTTTATGATGTTATTTCTGAATGTTCCTTAGCTTGTATTTAAAGATGTCACAAGCTTAGGCCTTGCCTACCGAGTTATGTTGAAGTTCTTTCCGAGATAAGCTTGACAGATCCATTTGCACCACTAATTTCGAGGCAGCTTACTGTAGATCATCATGCTTGGTCATGCGAAGAAACTCCCCTAAAAGGAACCCTTATATGATTTGCTGGCGAATTTTCTCTCTCTATAAGGACCCGATTCGCCTGGCTTACTTGGCTTACCAGGCTTGTCATGGGACAACACCATCTAAAAGAAGGCTCTATTGGACTTTGAGCAATTTATTTTCTTTCGTGATATAAAGAGTTTGTAGTTTGTACAAGCCCTAATAGGACCACACCCGAAGTTACAAGGCAACACAACTAAGCGGTAGGCGCTGCCATTTCTGGAAGCAAAGCCACCAAATCTCTCCTGCCTGCCATCGTCCATTGCGTAGTTTTGCCTTGATCGCTCAAGAAATTGAGATAGGTAGAGCTGAGCGTTGTCAAAGATTATTGCCTTCTGATGCTTCCAAATGCACCATGCCACCAACATGATGATCGAGGACATGCCTTTTCGTATCGGTGCAGGGATGGAGACAGTTCTGTCACCATTCCACGAAGACATCCCTATAGCAGGGGGTGTGCCGTCGATCGGATCCATGAAAGCACCTCGTGCCATACCATGCGCGGGAAGTGATAACCAATGAGGTGGGCCATCGTCTCCTCCAATTGTTCACAGATCACGCATGAAGGTGTGTGCTGCAAGCCTCGACGCGCCAACCGCTTGGCATGCCAACAACTGTCCTGGGAAGCTAGCGAATGAAGAACTTGACTCATGGGAGAGATCAAGCCTTGTAGTTCAGCTTCCAACAATTTGCCTGATGGGGGAGTATCGTCGTACAACGCCAAAGGAGGGCATTGTCCGGGACACTCGACCCTTCCAGGCAGAGGGACCTACACGCCCTTATGCAGTTAATGTGGTAGTGGCTGCCATTTGCTGACGCCTTGCCGTCCTAGAGGAAGCCTCTCAATATCTTGTCAACATGGATCCGGGTCTTGTTCATCTCCAGCACAACTAGCCAGTGCAATGGTATGGCAGGCAGGTCCGACTTGACCAAAGTGAGGTGTCCCTCTTTCCTCATCATGGACACTCTCCAAGTGGGGAGACGATCAACGATTCCATGAACCAAGGGCTGCAGTGCCTTGCTTGAGGGCTTTCGGAGTAATGGGGAATCGAGGTACTTGATCGGGAAGGGAGCTAACGAACACTCCATAACTGATGCAGCCTCTAGGGCCTCCCCCTCTGATCACCAATAGGGGACACCGGGCACATTGCGAAGTTGGTATGCGACCCCGATGCTCGCCCAAAGAGCGCAAGCAAGCTGCGCAGAGTGGACAACTCCTCCCTATCCCGGTGACAGAAGGTGACAACATCGTCTGCGTAAAGCGAGATGGTAGTCATTAGGCCGCCGGGCGCGAGGCAACGGAACTGTCCAAACTCTCTGGCCCTAGCGAACAACCTTTGTGCTCGCGTGCTACTAGAGGATAGGAGAATGACAATCCACTCATAGAAGAGAGGGCAAAATAGGGGTTGCCCCAATGAAGGTCGTAGTCGAGCTAGTTGAGGGCCTTGGGATTGAGTGGAGCCCCGTTGTGGGGTCATCGATCTAAGTAGGTGGATCTCTGCTGGGTTGCGCATTGTTGTCAAACTGGAGGGTTGGCCAATGGATGGTTCATAGACCGAGGCGTCTGTCCGCTCGACACCCAACGTCGAAGCCGCTGGACAATGGACTGTTGCAGACGTTCCAACATCTTGCGCGACTTTGAGTGGGCTAGCTGCGGCATCCTCCACATGCACCGATCGGTCAAGGGGAAGCGGAATAGGGAGATTGGGTCAAAGGGGGTCTCCAATGTAGATGGGGTGACCCCTGTTGCGCCATCAACATTGTAAGCCGCGTGATCGGATCCCTGCATCATGCGActagaaccccccccccctcactATCAACGCTCAGCCTCGGATAGCCGTTCTGATGACCCTCCCTCCTACAAAGGCAACTGCACCATTGCCCTTCCAAAGGAGTCGAAGATGTCACCCTCAGCCCTGCGAGTTGTCCATCCGAGCAACAACATGCTTGGTGGCGATCCCTTCTGCAGGGTCCCCGCAAGGAGTGTCGAGGACACGACCATCATGCCTCTCACGCCACTTACGACCACCTGTCACCTATGAGCTTTTCCTTTTTTGACTGAGACCATGCCCACCGAGAGGGTGGCGAAGTCAGCCACACCGCTACCCGTCTCAGGCAGGACCCATTTGGTCTTGCGTTTGAGGGGCCTAGAGCAGAGGCGATGCCGCGTGCCGACGACAATGAGTCCGCCTTGCTCGGTGCATATTCAAACCCGTGTCATGGGCCATCTCGACACACTTCCTTCGATGCCGATAGCATCTCGACACACTTCTTTCGATGCCGATAGCATCAGTGGCTGCGCGCAGCATGCGGTGATAGTCCATGCTTGACCTCGAGGGGCCCATTTGGTCTTGTGTTGGAGGGGCCCAGAGGAGACGTGGTGTCGCATGCCGACGGCAGTGAGTCCAGCTTGCTCGGCGCATATTCAAACCTGTGTGTCATGGGCCATCCCGGCACACTTCCATTGGTGCCGATAGCATCAGTGGCTGCGCGCGGCGTGCAGTGACAGTCCATGCTTGACGTGGATGATGATGTGGTACAGGCGGGTCTTGACAGGCAGAACGATGAGTTCGAGCCGTCGACGGTTTGTCTTGTTCCACCATGTGAGTCTTTCTCCCTAGAGATTCTTGACGCATCCAGGCACTAAACTGTGAGCCGGATGATTGGCATGTTGGTGCGGGTACGAGTGGATAGGTCCAACCTCTCAATCCAGCATGACGGTGCAAGGATGGTCTCCGCCGCCGCCAGGCTCCATGAGTTGATCAAAATCCCTTATATGACGCCAGGGCACTGGCTGGCGAGTGGCGGTCGATTGCGCGCTGTAGGACCAAGGTGTCAATTGCAAACAAAAGATGGGGGTTTGGATGAAGCCGTCGAGGAGCACTAGGTCTCTATCCGCGCAGGCGGCAGAAGTATAGGAGGAAATCGGTTGCATCAGAGACATCAATGGCTGTAAAGTATTAGAAAGACTCTTGGTATTTTATTTATTGCTATATGCAATTTATGGAATCGATACACCATTTAATTGATATCCTCCAGCAAAATGAAACACATCATATGCATCCATCTTTTGGCTAGAGATATGGTATAAGAAATAGGCTATTAagtaactctaaatgaattatggaTACATCTGTATCCTTAACATACCGAAATGATTGCCATTATTCGTATCAAACCAATGGCGATTCCTACAAGCTAATTTTCTAATCAATGGTGGGCCAATAATGAATGTTGGAGCGCAGGGTCAAGGTTGGAGGCTGCAGTGGCCGCGTTTGAGAAGGTGCAGACGGGAGGGAGGCCTCACGACGTGGGCGTTTCTTCCCTTGCGATGTGCAGGCGCACCACCATCCCTAACACCAGAGCACGACGGCAACAGAGGGTGCGCAGATGATTGGGCCAAGGAGTTATCGGAGTGTTTACACGCTTGCTCATCATCAGACGACGATGGGAGACGACGGTGGGGGATGAGGAAGGTGGTACTCCCCCAACATGTGCCCAGACTCCCCGCACCTTATGCAATGCGAGCCATTGGCGCAATTGGCCGGGTTGTGGCCTGGGTCTATGCAAAGCAGGCATTGCCCGTCGAATGCGGGGTTGTCTCCTTCATGCTTCGTAGTTGACCTCCGATTGATGCCGTGAAGGCCAGATTGCGATGCTTGCGCCTGGGCTACTCCTAGACCATGTTGTCCTTAGCCTTGGCCGGGTCCTCCAGCTTGTTGAACCCA
Coding sequences:
- the LOC123172842 gene encoding exocyst complex component SEC8, whose amino-acid sequence is MAPTGDAQHAASQLLGSIFECLVGILENHITVGELLEQKSSTDVDSVNTPHVANGDTSWNPDSEYSQPTGGFSVAFSLSVVQSECQQLLCEILRATPEAATADAAVQTARLANKDPVKEKRDGSEGLSFAFRVTDAAISAQNEGQGWRRNPAVPQEGYGTASIIPDQGIFLAASVYRPVFEFMNKIGLMLPRKYSQLG